The Sorex araneus isolate mSorAra2 chromosome 5, mSorAra2.pri, whole genome shotgun sequence genome has a segment encoding these proteins:
- the LOC129405062 gene encoding uncharacterized protein LOC129405062: MALRSARGQDCPGLTTGPGHSRSWPGPVSLAPTRTRARAPGPRPRARRHPRLGPSVGRAGAAPAPETTHAARTAQSHRHAAAPAWTPAWTPPGPRLDPGLDPAWTPPGPRPGPRLDPAWTPAWTRAWTPPGPLLDPGLDPAWTPAWTPPGPRLDPGLDPAWTPPGPRPGPRPGPRLDPGLDPGLDPAWTPPGPRLDPGLDPAWTPAWTPPGPRLDPAWTPAWTPPGPRLDPGLDPAWTPVWTPPGPGPGPRLDPGRARCS; encoded by the coding sequence ATGGCCCTgcgcagtgctcggggccaggaCTGCCCAGGGCTGACGACGGGACCCGGGCACTCCCGCTCCTGGCCGGGGCCCGTGTCCTTGGCTCCTACCCGCACACGCGCCCGAgcacccggcccccggccccgcgcccgccggcaCCCCCGCCTGGGTCCCTCGGTGGGCCGAGCTGGGGCTGCTCCAGCGCCCGAGACCACACACGCGGCCCGCACGGCCCAGAGCCACCGCCACGCCGCAGCCCCCGCCTGGACCCCGGCCTGGACCCCGCCTGGACCCCGCCTGGACCCCGGCCTGGACCCCGCCTGGACCCCGCCTGGACCCCGGCCTGGACCCCGCCTGGACCCCGCCTGGACCCCGGCCTGGACCCGGGCCTGGACCCCGCCTGGACCCCTCCTGGACCCCGGCCTGGACCCCGCCTGGACCCCGGCCTGGACCCCGCCTGGACCCCGCCTGGACCCCGGCCTGGACCCCGCCTGGACCCCGCCTGGACCCCGGCCTGGACCCCGGCCTGGACCCCGCCTGGACCCCGGCCTGGACCCCGGCCTGGACCCCGCCTGGACCCCGCCTGGACCCCGCCTGGACCCCGGCCTGGACCCCGCCTGGACCCCGGCCTGGACCCCGCCTGGACCCCGCCTGGACCCGGCCTGGACCCCGGCCTGGACCCCGCCTGGACCCCGCCTGGACCCCGGCCTGGACCCCGCCTGGACCCCGGTCTGGACCCCGCCTGGACCCGGGCCTGGACCCCGCCTGGACCCCGGCCGGGCGCGATGCTCATGA